Proteins co-encoded in one Malus sylvestris chromosome 7, drMalSylv7.2, whole genome shotgun sequence genomic window:
- the LOC126629022 gene encoding uncharacterized protein LOC126629022 isoform X2, whose product MTSRLVVFLPQLEADLSSFVDSAESNLRFLAMLAGPLYPILNLGNERTAAKSSGNISDSEVSKNSQPSSSLTVSSNFEPRRSRSTLPFVLSTSSSIVFRADAIFLLLRKAYKDSDLGIVCRMAARFLHKLIEPVPAHEGSASPREVTSEDEAAKSEITNPAPLVDYSNLFGEEFQLPDDHWDSSSLNILDIGAVEEGILHVLYACASQPLLCSKLADRTSDFWSALPLVQALLPALRPSVSRPSDIVDDSFSPWKQPIVQQALSQIVATSSSSLYRPLLHACAGYLSSYSPSHAKAACVLIDLCCGVLAPWLSQVVAKVDLAVELLEDLLGVIQGARHSLPCARAALKYFVLALSGHLDDMLGKYKEVKHRILFLVEMLEPFLDPAVGRLKGKIAFGDLSSAYPEKQEENCVIALNVIRTAVQKPAVLPSLESEWRRGTVAPSVLLSVLEPHMQLPPEIDLRTSPASRPLQPEFSSSLSHSSVSHHGVASSKSNSHDEFDGKTDVSDTAVKIDISEDVNLLFSPPELHNIVLTNISSGPNENSSVSKHGDGGSEPKHVGKNFPHQFQTDLKLDSGFSAEYFNVQADYFQLISYQDCELRASEFRRLALDLHSQNEITVESHDAAIDALLLAAECYVNPFFMMSFRGSPKLMKEINTNGTRTPQNHETGMQMLAEKSKSELETIALLERKRDKTVLQILLEAAELDRKYREQVSDAGINPYCTAGFDEQVIMVSALDVQSADAITLVRQNQALVCCFLVQRLQREQHSMHEILMQCMIFLLNSATKLCCAPEHVIDIALGSAEYLNGMLRSLYYQFKDGNLQLEPETIHGIQRRWILLQRLVISSSGGDEEADFAINKSCFRYGNLIPPSAWMQRISTFSRSTSPLVRFLGWMAVSRNARQYMNDQLFLASDLPQLTYLLSVFSDELSLVDNVVNRKYEESGDNIVSASIKGFKFDDQQHRDQSFRVIYPDLSKFFPNMKKQFEAFGETILEAVALQLRSLSSSMVPDILCWFSELCSWPFLYTEQLSARNSHDNLKGYVSKNAKAIILYTLEAIITEHMEAMVPEIPRVVQVLASLCRASYCDVSFLDSVLRLLKPIISYSLCKVCDEERSLVDDSCVNFESLCFDELFNDIKQAANEDNSTEKVYNRGLTIFILASVFPDLSGQSRREMLQSLIFWADFTAFEPTSSFHNYLCAFQSVLESCKLLLVQTLRFFGAIPLELPTDVSNGSSLESHLWFVSDVYPSAGQYKVSEKLNGNNVDADIANKRVYHLFPTEIEEFSKHLEVLIGKLYSTTELCWNLHHQLSKKMTIISTECLMYSRCLASIAKGVNNAQENDSEISFPATSADQFLDHWRYGLEVISETILTLQKNSCWEVASVMLDCLLAVPHKFALNSVIGSICSAIKNSSCDAPKIAWRLQSDKWLLIMLTRGVHSLKECEAPLVDLFCTMLGHPEPEQRSIVLKLLGKLAGQDLSGASDLQSSMLYKNLVSPGLVTSVPESIISHLVSSTWDLVVVLASSDASLLVRTRAMALLVDYIPFAERRLLQSFLAATDSIHGLGELSRSTCEGPSLRLSLALIAGACLYCPDEDISLIPQNVWKNIETLALSKTDGRSGGVEKRACQVLCRLRNEGDEAKEVLREVLSSSSSKQFDPDFESTRESVLQVLASLTSATSYFDIFSNKIDQEVMELEEAELELDILQKEHALQESPNNSKDAHRIPSLSSPLKDDAQLQQIKDCIHSLEKSKLREDIVARRQKKLLMRRDRQKYLEEAALREAELLQELDRERAAEVEKDIERQRLLEIERAKTRELRQNLEMEKERQTQRELQRELEQAEAGVRPSRRDFSSTYSSRPRDRYRERENGRAGSDGSTRSSTGNLQLETSTTSSSMGTMPTVVLSGSRQFSSQPTILQSRDRLDDGGSGYEENLDGSKDSGDTGSVGDPDSVSAFDGQPGGYGSGQRHGSRGSKSRQVVERRERDGRREGKWERKHL is encoded by the exons ATGACAAGTCGGTTGGTTGTGTTCCTTCCCCAACTTGAG GCAGACCTTAGCAGTTTTGTGGATTCTGCTGAATCTAACTTACGCTTTCTTGCTATGCTTGCTGGTCCTTTGTATCCGATACTTAATCTTGGGAATGAAAG GACAGCTGCAAAGTCTTCGGGCAATATCTCAGATTCTGAAGTTTCTAAAAATAGCCAGCCGTCATCATCCCTAACCGTGTCTTCTAATTTTGAG CCACGGAGATCACGCAGCACTTTACCTTTTGTCCTATCGACATCCAGTTCTATAGTATTCAGGGCAGATGCAATTTTTCTGCTGTTGAGAAAGGCATATAAAGATTCTGATCTAGGAATCGTTTGCAGAATG GCTGCAAGATTTTTACATAAGCTTATAGAGCCTGTTCCAGCACATGAAGGATCGGCATCTCCTCGTGAAGTGACATCTGAAGATGAAGCAGCAAAGTCTGAAATAACTAATCCCGCTCCTTTAGTTGATTACTCAAACTTGTTTGGGGAAGAATTCCAGTTGCCGGATGATCACTGGGACTCAAGCTCTCTTAACATCTTGGATATAGGAGCAGTGGAGGAAGGGATTTTACACGTTCTTTATGCGTGTGCGTCACAG CCTCTTCTCTGCAGCAAATTAGCTGATAGGACTTCTGACTTCTGGTCTGCGTTACCGCTAGTTCAAGCGTTACTTCCAG CACTTCGTCCCTCTGTTAGCCGTCCTTCCGACATTGTTGATGACAGTTTCTCTCCATGGAAACAACCAATTGTGCAACAAGCCCTCTCTCAG ATTGTAGCAACATCGTCCTCATCATTATACCGTCCACTTCTTCATGCCTGTGCTGGCTATTTATCTTCATATTCACCATCACAT GCTAAGGCTGCATGTGTTTTAATTGATCTGTGTTGTGGTGTGCTAGCACCTTGGCTAAGTCAAGTTGTTGCAAAG GTTGATCTGGCTGTAGAGCTTCTAGAGGACCTTTTGGGTGTAATTCAG GGTGCTCGCCATTCCCTGCCTTGTGCTCGTGCTGCCTTAAAATACTTTGTTCTGGCTCTCTCTGGTCATTTGGATGATATGCTAGGAAAGTATAAG GAAGTCAAGCACAGGATACTCTTTCTTGTGGAGATGCTAGAGCCTTTCCTTGATCCTGCTGTAGGCAGATTGAAGGGGAAAATAGCCTTTGGAGATCTATCTTCTGCATATCCAGAAAAGCAGGAAGAGAATTGTGTTATTGCCCTCAATGTTATTCGTACAGCAGTGCAGAAACCAGCAGTTCTCCCTTCATTGGAATCTGAATGGAGGCGTGGAACAGTTGCTCCTAG TGTGTTACTCTCGGTATTGGAACCTCACATGCAGTTGCCTCCTGAAATTGATCTTCGTACGTCTCCTGCCTCCAGACCACTGCAACCTGAATTTTCATCTAGTTTATCCCATTCTTCAGTTTCTCACCATGGGGTAGCATCTTCAAAATCAAACAGCCACGATGAATTTGATGGGAAGACAGATGTTTCTGATACAGCCGTAAAAATTGACATTTCAGAAGACGTCAATCTTCTTTTTTCTCCTCCGGAACTGCATAACATTGTACTGACAAATATATCCAGTGGTCCCAATGAGAACAGCTCTGTCTCTAAGCATGGGGATGGTGGATCTGAACCAAAACATGTTGGGAAAAATTTTCCACACCAGTTTCAAACTGACTTAAAACTAGATTCTGGTTTCTCAGCGGAATATTTCAACGTGCAGGCCGATTATTTTCAACTTATAAGCTATCAAGACTGCGAGCTCAGGGCTTCTGAATTCCGTCGTTTGGCCTTAGATTTGCATTCACAGAACGAGATTACTGTTGAGAGTCATGATGCTGCTATAGATGCTTTGCTCTTGGCAGCAGAGTGCTATGTCAATCCCTTTTTTATGATGTCTTTCAGAGgcagtccaaagttaatgaaggAAATAAACACTAATGGGACTAGGACTCCACAAAATCATGAAACGGGGATGCAAATGCTCGCTGAAAAGTCTAAGAGTGAATTAGAAACCATAGCTCTTCTTGAAAGGAAAAGAGACAAAACTGTTCTTCAAATTCTGCTTGAGGCTGCAGAGTTAGACAGGAAATATCGAGAACAAGTTTCAGATGCAGGAATTAATCCGTACTGCACTGCAGGATTTGATGAACAAGTTATTATGGTGTCTGCCCTTGATGTACAATCTGCAGATGCTATCACCTTGGTTCGACAAAATCAAGCTTTGGTGTGCTGCTTTCTGGTCCAACGATTGCAAAGGGAGCAGCACTCAATGCATGAAATTCTTATGCAGTGCATGATATTTTTGTTGAATTCTGCTACCAAGCTATGCTGTGCTCCAGAACATGTGATTGACATTGCATTAGGATCCGCTGAGTACTTAAATGGGATGCTCAGATCCCTGTATTACCAGTTCAAAGATGGCAATCTCCAGTTGGAGCCAGAAACAATACATGGGATACAACGACGGTGGATACTTCTTCAAAGATTGGTTATTTCTTCAAGTGGTGGTGATGAGGAAGCAGACTTTGCAATCAATAAAAGTTGTTTTCGTTATGGAAATCTGATTCCACCTTCAGCCTGGATGCAGAGGATATCTACGTTTTCCAGATCCACATCCCCTCTTGTTCGATTTCTTGGTTGGATGGCAGTATCTCGTAATGCAAGACAGTACATGAATGATCAGCTTTTTCTTGCTTCAGATCTACCACAGCTGACGTACTTATTATCTGTATTTTCAGATGAACTTTCTTTAGTGGATAATGTTGTCAATCGAAAATATGAAGAATCAGGAGACAACATTGTTTCTGCATCCATTAAAGGATTTAAATTTGATGATCAGCAACATCGGGACCAATCTTTTCGTGTCATCTATCCTGACCTCTCTAAGTTCTTTCCCAATATGAAAAAGCAATTTGAAGCTTTTGGAGAAACCATTTTGGAGGCTGTTGCACTGCAGTTGAGGTCCCTTTCTTCGAGTATGGTGCCTGATATTTTATGTTGGTTCTCTGAGTTGTGTTCATGGCCATTTCTTTATACAGAGCAGCTTTCTGCACGAAACAGTCATGACAATTTGAAAGGTTATGTTTCAAAGAATGCCAAAGCAATCATCCTTTATACACTTGAAGCCATCATAACTGAGCACATGGAGGCAATGGTGCCTGAGATACCTAGAGTGGTGCAAGTGCTGGCATCCCTTTGTAGGGCATCTTACTGCGATGTATCATTTCTGGATTCTGTATTGCGTTTGTTGAAACCAATTATCTCGTATTCTTTATGTAAGGTGTGCGATGAGGAAAGGTCATTGGTTGATGATTCATGTGTTAATTTTGAGTCATTATGCTTTGATGAGCTTTTCAATGACATCAAGCAGGCAGCAAATGAAGATAATTCTACAGAAAAAGTGTACAACAGAGGATTGACAATTTTCATTTTGGCGTCTGTCTTTCCTGATTTATCTGGTCAGAGTAGGAGGGAAATGCTGCAGTCCCTGATTTTTTGGGCTGATTTTACTGCCTTTGAGCCAACTTCTTCTTTCCACAATTACCTTTGTGCATTTCAGAGTGTTCTGGAGAGTTGCAAACTTCTGTTAGTTCAGACTTTACGATTCTTTGGTGCCATCCCACTGGAGCTGCCCACTGATGTATCAAATGGTAGTAGTTTGGAGTCACATTTGTGGTTTGTCAGTGATGTCTACCCGAGTGCTGGTCAATATAAGGTTTCCGAGAAGTTGAATGGTAATAATGTTGATGCTGATATTGCGAACAAAAGGGTCTATCATTTATTTCCCACGGAGATAGAAGAATTCTCAAAACACTTGGAGGTTCTCATTGGTAAGCTTTACTCAACGACTGAGCTGTGTTGGAATCTTCATCATCAACTATCTAAGAAGATGACTATTATATCAACAGAGTGTCTTATGTACTCAAGATGCTTGGCATCAATTGCAAAAGGAGTCAACAACGCTCAAGAAAATGACTCTGAAATTTCTTTCCCAGCTACTTCAGCTGACCAGTTCCTTGATCATTGGAGGTATGGCTTAGAAGTAATTTCTGAGACCATTCTGACCCTTCAGAAAAACAGCTGCTGGGAAGTTGCATCTGTCATGCTTGATTGCCTACTTGCTGTGCCCCATAAGTTTGCCCTTAATAGTGTGATTGGCTCCATCTGTTCTGCAATAAAGAACAGTTCTTGCGATGCACCGAAAATTGCTTGGCGATTACAAAGTGATAAATGGTTATTGATTATGCTTACTAGAGGTGTCCATTCCCTTAAGGAATGTGAGGCTCCTCTTGTTGATTTGTTCTGTACAATGCTGGGTCATCCTGAACCTGAGCAACGATCTATAGTGCTTAAGCTCTTGGGAAAGCTTGCTGGCCAAGATTTGAGTGGGGCAAGTGACCTTCAATCTTCCATGCTCTACAAAAATTTAGTTTCACCTGGTTTAGTTACATCTGTTCCCGAGTCAATAATCTCTCATTTGGTTTCAAGTACATGGGATCTGGTGGTTGTGCTGGCATCATCTGATGCATCGTTACTTGTAAGGACTCGTGCGATGGCACTTCTTGTTGATTATATCCCATTTGCTGAGCGACGTCTGTTACAGTCTTTTCTCGCGGCAACTGATAGTATTCATGGTTTGGGAGAGCTTTCCCGTTCTACTTGTGAGGGCCCATCGCTGAGGCTTTCATTGGCACTGATTGCTGGTGCTTGTCTATACTGTCCAGATGAAGATATCTCTCTGATTCCTCAAAATGTTTGGAAGAATATTGAGACTCTAGCATTGTCAAAAACTG ATGGCAGGTCTGGGGGTGTCGAGAAAAGGGCTTGCCAAGTCTTATGTAGATTAAGAAATGAAGGGGATGAAGCTAAAGAG GTCCTGAGAGAAGTGTTATCTTCAAGCTCTTCAAAACAATTTGACCCAGATTTTGAAAGTACTCGTGAGTCTGTTCTTCAG GTCCTTGCCAGTTTAACTTCTGCAACGTCGTACTTCGACATTTTCTCAAACAAAATTGACCAAGAAGTCATG GAACTAGAGGAGGCTGAATTGGAATTGGATATTCTTCAGAAAGAACATGCATTACAAGAATCACCTAACAATTCTAAAGATGCACACCGGATTCCTTCTTTAAGCT CTCCTCTGAAAGATGATGCACAGCTTCAGCAAATCAAGGATTGCATTCATTCCTT AGAAAAGTCCAAGCTACGTGAAGACATAGTTGCCCGCAGGCAGAAAAAACTTCTCATGAGACGTGACCGGCAGAAGTATTTGGAGGAGGCAGCTTTACGAGAAGCTGAGCTACTTCAAGAACTTGACAG GGAGAGAGCAGCTGAAGTTGAAAAGGATATCGAGAGGCAGAGATTGCTAGAAATTGAGCGTGCAAAAACGAGGGAGCTGCGACAAAACCTCGAGATGGAGAAAGAAAGGCAAACACAG AGAGAGCTTCAGCGTGAACTAGAACAGGCTGAAGCAGGAGTACGACCATCACGACGCGACTTCTCCTCTACTTACAGCAG TCGGCCCCGAGATAGGTATCGTGAAAGAGAAAATGGAAGAGCGGGTAGTGACGGTAGCACAAGATCAAGTACCGGAAACTTGCAGCTCGAAACTTCAACTACCAGTTCTTCCATGGGGACCATGCCAACTGTGGTTCTGTCTGGGTCCCGGCAATTTTCAAGCCAGCCTACGATTTTACAATCACGTGATCGTCTGGATGATGGCGGCAGTGGTTATGAAGAAAATCTGGATGGAAGCAAGGACTCTGGTGACACGGGTAGTGTTGGAGATCCGGACTCAGTATCAGCATTTGACGGACAACCTGGTGGATATGGGTCAGGTCAGAGGCATGGTTCTAGGGGGAGCAAATCCAGGCAGGTAGTGGAGCGGAGGGAACGCGATGGTAGACGAGAAGGAAAATGGGAAAGGAAACATTTATGA